One window of Mesorhizobium loti R88b genomic DNA carries:
- a CDS encoding YdcF family protein: MVMDARDSTGTAGQMPVVVAPLRDHGGVSRLKTALRISALSLLVLATLFAGGFGWFANKVAHLTTPANPAKADAIIVLTGGQSRLDAAMDLLASGKGERLLISGVHPSASRRQLQAATGGDKKLFSCCVDIDRAALDTIGNAEESAKWVENHAYGTVILVTNNYHMPRSLLEMGRLLHGAKLEPYPVVNSNLDDGSWLTKPQALRVLFTEYNKYLLALARGILPIKPTPDGLALAETAAGG, from the coding sequence ATGGTTATGGACGCGCGGGATTCGACCGGGACGGCTGGACAGATGCCAGTGGTGGTTGCTCCTTTGCGCGACCACGGCGGGGTTAGCCGTTTAAAGACCGCGCTGCGGATATCCGCGCTCTCGCTCCTCGTCCTCGCAACCTTGTTTGCCGGCGGCTTCGGCTGGTTCGCCAACAAGGTCGCCCATCTGACGACCCCCGCCAATCCGGCCAAGGCCGATGCCATCATCGTGCTCACCGGCGGCCAGTCGCGCCTCGATGCGGCGATGGATCTGCTGGCCTCCGGCAAGGGCGAGCGGCTGTTGATCAGTGGCGTGCATCCGTCGGCCAGCCGTCGCCAGCTTCAGGCGGCGACCGGCGGCGACAAGAAGCTGTTTTCCTGCTGCGTCGACATCGACCGAGCCGCGCTCGACACGATCGGCAATGCCGAAGAAAGCGCCAAATGGGTGGAGAACCATGCCTATGGCACGGTGATCCTGGTCACCAACAACTACCACATGCCGCGCAGCCTGCTGGAAATGGGCCGGTTGCTGCATGGCGCCAAGCTGGAGCCCTATCCGGTGGTCAACTCGAACCTCGACGATGGCAGCTGGCTGACCAAACCGCAGGCGTTGCGCGTGCTGTTCACCGAATACAACAAGTATCTCTTGGCGCTCGCGCGCGGCA
- a CDS encoding threonine/serine dehydratase encodes MSQGNTITRERIAAMEPRIRPYVRHTPVLRVDMADFDRPPQVVDLKLECLQHSGSFKARGAFTNLLERPVPAAGVVAASGGNHGAAVAYAAKRLGHKATIFVPEVSPQAKLDRIRSYGADLVVGGARYAEALAASERFAEETGALQIHAFNQEETLVGQGTLGLEIENDLPEIDTLLVAVGGGGLIGGIAAWYAGRIRIIAIEPEGAPTLHRAFEAGHPVDAPAEGIAADSLAPKRVGEMMFPIAEAFVERSILVSDDDIVAAQKALWNRVRIISEPGGAAAFAAILSGRYTPAPGERVAVLVCGANANPATF; translated from the coding sequence ATGTCGCAGGGCAACACCATCACACGCGAGCGCATTGCCGCGATGGAACCGCGCATCCGCCCCTATGTCAGACACACACCGGTGTTGCGCGTCGACATGGCCGACTTCGACCGGCCGCCGCAGGTGGTCGACCTGAAGCTCGAATGCCTGCAGCATTCCGGCTCGTTCAAGGCGCGCGGCGCCTTCACCAATCTTCTGGAAAGGCCGGTTCCCGCGGCCGGTGTCGTCGCCGCATCGGGCGGCAATCATGGTGCCGCCGTTGCCTATGCCGCCAAGCGGCTTGGCCACAAGGCGACCATCTTCGTTCCCGAAGTGAGCCCGCAGGCCAAGCTGGACCGCATCCGCTCCTATGGCGCCGACCTGGTGGTCGGCGGCGCCCGCTATGCCGAGGCGCTGGCCGCCAGCGAACGTTTCGCCGAGGAAACCGGCGCCTTGCAGATCCACGCCTTCAACCAGGAGGAAACGCTGGTTGGCCAGGGCACGCTCGGGCTCGAAATCGAGAACGACCTGCCTGAGATCGACACGCTGCTGGTCGCCGTCGGCGGTGGCGGGCTGATCGGCGGCATCGCCGCCTGGTACGCCGGCCGCATCCGCATCATCGCCATCGAGCCCGAGGGCGCGCCGACGCTTCATCGCGCCTTCGAGGCCGGACATCCCGTCGACGCGCCGGCGGAAGGCATCGCCGCCGATTCGCTGGCGCCAAAGCGCGTCGGCGAAATGATGTTCCCGATCGCCGAAGCCTTCGTCGAACGCTCCATCCTGGTCAGCGACGACGACATCGTCGCCGCCCAGAAGGCGCTGTGGAACCGGGTGCGCATCATCTCCGAGCCGGGCGGTGCCGCCGCCTTCGCCGCAATCCTGTCCGGCCGCTACACGCCGGCACCGGGCGAACGCGTCGCTGTGCTGGTCTGTGGCGCCAACGCGAACCCCGCTACGTTCTGA
- a CDS encoding DMT family transporter, whose amino-acid sequence MQNRMVRGILSLCLGVLVFSLQDPLVKAVSSGYPVTEVMAIRSIVALPILIVLVHADVGLSAILSKRFGLLTIRAFIQFTSYTVYYLAIAALPLADAVALYFMAPLFIMALAGPYLGERVSRRTLATVLIGLVGVIVMVRPGAGLFDWAALLSLGSAALYGFSQLMARKIGDTESSTVMAFYQNGAYLIGAALVAGTFHLAGITHAVHPSVEFLVRPWIWPTLPDFLKMAACGFVASAGMILLSQGYRLAPANRVATFEYTGILWSPLWGFLFFAEVPRSTTVIGAALIIGAGLLALNTERRKSAAPVLATTSDTV is encoded by the coding sequence ATGCAGAATAGGATGGTGCGCGGCATCCTGAGCCTGTGCCTGGGCGTGCTGGTTTTCTCCCTGCAGGACCCGCTCGTCAAAGCCGTGTCGAGCGGTTACCCGGTGACCGAGGTGATGGCGATCCGCTCGATCGTCGCCCTGCCGATCCTGATCGTCCTCGTCCACGCCGATGTCGGGCTGTCGGCAATCCTGTCGAAGCGGTTCGGCCTGCTGACGATCCGCGCCTTCATCCAGTTCACCTCCTACACGGTGTATTATCTGGCCATCGCCGCCCTGCCGCTGGCCGACGCCGTGGCGCTCTATTTCATGGCGCCCCTGTTCATCATGGCGCTGGCCGGCCCCTATCTTGGCGAACGCGTGTCCCGGCGGACGCTGGCGACCGTGCTGATCGGACTGGTTGGCGTCATCGTCATGGTGCGTCCCGGCGCCGGGCTGTTCGACTGGGCGGCATTGCTGTCACTGGGCTCGGCGGCGCTCTACGGCTTCTCGCAGTTGATGGCGCGCAAGATCGGCGATACCGAATCGTCCACCGTCATGGCCTTCTATCAGAATGGCGCTTATCTCATCGGCGCTGCCCTGGTCGCCGGCACATTCCATCTCGCCGGCATAACCCACGCCGTCCACCCCAGCGTCGAATTCCTGGTGCGGCCGTGGATATGGCCGACGCTGCCGGATTTCCTCAAGATGGCCGCCTGCGGTTTCGTCGCCTCCGCCGGCATGATCCTTCTATCGCAGGGTTACAGGCTGGCGCCGGCCAATCGCGTCGCTACCTTCGAATACACCGGCATTCTGTGGTCGCCGCTCTGGGGTTTTCTGTTCTTCGCCGAGGTGCCGCGGTCGACGACAGTGATCGGCGCCGCCCTGATCATCGGCGCCGGCCTGCTTGCGCTCAACACAGAACGGCGCAAGAGCGCGGCACCTGTGCTTGCCACAACCAGCGACACCGTATGA
- a CDS encoding response regulator: MAKLLIVEDDESVRTLAARALERAGHAIDIAADGAQGLAMIRAADGGYDLVVSDIRMPEMDGIEMAIAAAALFPAMKIMLMTGYADQRERAEELDGIILDVVQKPFTLAEIRARVDKAIACFA; this comes from the coding sequence ATGGCAAAGCTTCTAATCGTCGAGGACGATGAGTCCGTCCGCACCCTCGCAGCCCGCGCCCTTGAACGCGCCGGTCACGCAATCGATATTGCCGCCGACGGCGCTCAAGGCCTGGCGATGATACGCGCCGCGGATGGCGGCTACGATCTTGTCGTCTCCGACATCCGCATGCCGGAGATGGACGGCATCGAGATGGCGATCGCCGCGGCCGCCCTTTTTCCGGCGATGAAGATCATGCTGATGACCGGCTACGCCGACCAGCGCGAGCGCGCCGAGGAGTTGGACGGCATCATCCTCGATGTCGTCCAGAAGCCGTTCACCTTGGCCGAAATCCGCGCCCGGGTGGACAAGGCGATCGCCTGCTTCGCTTAG
- a CDS encoding LysR family transcriptional regulator gives MRPTLDSDLLRTFVAIAEAGNFTRAAEQAGRTQSAVSMQMKKLEELVGDSLFERGSRGVSLTRRGGELIVNARRIVSLLDETAASMAAAPLGGPVRIGIPEEYGHAILSRALGAFSKRHTKVEVTVRYAHSEAQIAALAAGELDLCVVFEWQDPSSGEVLMHDPTVWVTSSLHHMHEERPVPIALYNRVSWCKDFAIKSLEQRGLAYRVAYTSDTTGGLKLAVTSGLAIAPISRSNIPDGCRELTSADGFGDIDSSNVVMHRNPNASGEAIDGMQEAIREAFVNRQG, from the coding sequence ATGCGTCCAACCCTCGACAGCGATCTCTTGCGCACCTTTGTCGCCATTGCCGAGGCCGGCAATTTCACCAGGGCGGCCGAGCAGGCCGGCCGCACCCAGTCGGCGGTGTCGATGCAGATGAAGAAGCTCGAGGAGCTGGTCGGCGACAGCCTGTTCGAGCGCGGCTCGCGCGGCGTCTCCCTGACGCGGCGTGGCGGCGAACTCATCGTCAACGCCCGCCGCATCGTCTCGCTGCTCGACGAAACGGCGGCGTCGATGGCGGCAGCGCCGCTTGGCGGGCCGGTGCGCATCGGCATTCCGGAAGAATATGGCCACGCGATCCTGTCGCGCGCGCTCGGCGCATTCTCGAAGCGTCACACCAAGGTCGAGGTCACCGTGCGTTATGCGCATTCGGAGGCGCAGATCGCGGCGCTCGCCGCCGGCGAACTCGATTTGTGCGTGGTGTTCGAATGGCAGGACCCTTCCAGCGGCGAAGTGCTGATGCACGACCCAACTGTCTGGGTGACATCGAGCCTGCATCACATGCATGAGGAGCGCCCGGTGCCGATCGCGCTCTACAACCGGGTCAGCTGGTGCAAGGACTTCGCCATCAAGTCGCTGGAGCAGCGCGGCCTTGCCTATCGTGTCGCCTATACCAGCGACACAACCGGCGGCCTGAAGCTCGCCGTCACATCAGGACTGGCGATCGCGCCGATCTCGCGCAGCAACATTCCGGATGGCTGCCGCGAACTGACGTCCGCCGACGGGTTCGGCGACATCGATTCATCCAATGTGGTGATGCATCGCAACCCGAATGCGTCGGGCGAGGCGATCGACGGCATGCAAGAGGCGATCCGCGAGGCGTTCGTCAACAGGCAGGGTTAG
- a CDS encoding tetratricopeptide repeat protein, giving the protein MARQRRKVELTADEQPASAEAPASPPEQRRRLRERFSLSGFDTWSTTVRSIFLNALFLVAVIVVFPVLVSQFRRDEVVIEPIAVPETLSKEGLTADVAASRVWDGLQDVTAKAKTSKASISAIPQSRRVEFSFPDSGFSIESLIFHVRRLFNAYETRISGEFVCADEACGRSGLRLRLRVVRDTVEIIDLPPIGDRSEREYFADAASSIMATLDPFIAIAADAEKEPLRATTLARRLIRSHHKDAKWAYNLVGLIRYNANDLPAAIEDFKAAIALDAGFLPARLNLGNVLRVSGDLDGGQAEFNEVHGRDAGNALAVEGFSDVAMARKQPDDAIKFLTEAADLDPENPRYYAKAGKIELDRGRKEQGVALLRRSLELDPGYIVAFAYLASMYIGDGNYEEAEKVFRDAADYSPQNAEAQAQDANLLALLHKWDAAAQRYDRAKTIEPGNAGYWLEYARCLQALSQQKEALEALDTAVKLAPDKADIYSALGDSYRDTGRKPEAIAAYKKFLELDKTNSPTRPIVQRFIEILSG; this is encoded by the coding sequence ATGGCGCGTCAGCGTCGCAAGGTTGAATTGACGGCGGACGAACAGCCTGCAAGCGCGGAGGCGCCGGCATCACCGCCGGAGCAGCGGCGACGCCTGCGCGAAAGGTTTTCACTTTCCGGCTTCGACACGTGGTCGACGACGGTTCGCAGCATTTTCCTAAACGCGCTTTTCCTGGTCGCCGTCATCGTCGTGTTTCCGGTGCTGGTCAGCCAGTTCCGTCGCGACGAGGTGGTCATCGAACCCATCGCCGTTCCCGAGACGCTGAGCAAGGAAGGGCTGACCGCCGATGTCGCGGCAAGCCGGGTGTGGGACGGGCTGCAGGACGTCACCGCGAAGGCCAAGACCAGCAAGGCAAGCATCAGCGCCATCCCGCAATCGCGCCGCGTCGAGTTTTCCTTTCCCGATTCGGGCTTCTCGATCGAATCGCTGATTTTCCACGTGCGCCGGCTGTTCAACGCGTATGAGACGCGCATTTCCGGAGAGTTCGTCTGTGCCGACGAGGCATGCGGCCGCTCCGGCCTGCGTCTGCGGCTGCGGGTCGTGCGCGACACGGTCGAGATCATCGACCTGCCGCCGATCGGCGACCGGTCCGAGCGGGAATATTTCGCCGACGCCGCTTCCAGCATCATGGCGACGCTCGATCCGTTCATCGCCATTGCGGCCGATGCCGAAAAGGAGCCGCTGCGGGCAACCACGCTGGCGCGGCGGCTGATCCGCTCGCACCACAAGGATGCCAAATGGGCCTACAATCTCGTCGGCCTCATCCGCTACAATGCCAACGACCTGCCGGCGGCCATCGAGGATTTCAAGGCAGCGATCGCGCTCGATGCCGGTTTTCTGCCGGCGCGCCTCAATCTGGGAAATGTGCTGCGTGTCTCCGGCGACCTTGACGGAGGCCAGGCTGAGTTCAACGAGGTGCATGGCCGCGATGCAGGCAATGCGCTTGCCGTCGAAGGTTTCTCCGACGTAGCGATGGCCCGCAAGCAGCCCGACGATGCGATAAAATTCCTGACAGAGGCGGCCGACCTCGACCCGGAAAATCCGCGCTATTATGCCAAGGCCGGCAAGATCGAGCTCGATCGCGGGCGCAAGGAGCAAGGCGTTGCCCTGTTGCGCCGGTCGCTCGAACTCGACCCCGGCTACATCGTGGCCTTCGCCTATCTGGCGTCGATGTATATCGGCGACGGCAATTATGAAGAGGCGGAAAAGGTTTTCCGCGACGCCGCCGACTATTCGCCGCAAAATGCCGAGGCGCAGGCGCAGGACGCCAATCTCCTGGCCTTGCTGCACAAATGGGATGCCGCGGCGCAGCGCTACGATCGCGCCAAGACCATAGAGCCCGGCAATGCTGGCTACTGGCTGGAATATGCCCGCTGCCTGCAGGCGCTCAGCCAGCAGAAGGAGGCGCTGGAGGCGCTGGATACGGCGGTGAAGCTGGCGCCTGACAAGGCCGATATCTACAGCGCGCTCGGCGACAGCTACCGCGACACCGGTCGCAAGCCCGAAGCAATCGCCGCCTACAAGAAGTTTCTGGAACTGGACAAGACCAACTCGCCAACCCGGCCAATCGTCCAGCGCTTCATCGAAATTCTGTCCGGCTGA
- a CDS encoding glyoxalase superfamily protein produces MPTLGIVTPILRIFDIAKAHEFYVGFLGFEVQFEHRFEDNAPLYTGVSRDGCILHLSEHHGDGTPGTHIRIEATDIAGLHRELTARKYRFAGPGLEETPWKTKEVTVDDPFGNRLTFYEDMRD; encoded by the coding sequence ATGCCGACGCTCGGTATCGTCACGCCCATCCTGCGCATCTTCGATATTGCCAAGGCGCATGAATTCTATGTCGGCTTTCTCGGTTTCGAAGTGCAGTTCGAACACCGCTTCGAAGACAATGCGCCGCTTTACACTGGCGTCTCCCGCGACGGCTGCATCTTGCATCTGAGCGAACATCATGGCGACGGCACGCCGGGCACTCACATCCGGATCGAGGCGACCGACATCGCGGGGCTACACCGCGAGTTGACCGCCAGGAAGTACCGCTTTGCCGGGCCGGGGTTGGAGGAGACACCTTGGAAGACGAAGGAGGTCACGGTCGACGATCCGTTCGGCAATCGCCTGACCTTCTATGAGGATATGAGAGACTAG
- a CDS encoding TIGR02302 family protein yields MTERPTFSNDRGLAGRLALSRLATRVSMMVERGWPLLLPLIIVGSLFLSISWLGIFSRLPDAARIGLVAAFGLAGLAAIYPLRFFRMPGAAEVDRRIEAANKLLHSPVLVQTDRPSGRESSFSQALWREHQKRMAGKLDRISADLPRTRVPERDPWGLRAVAALLLVTAFAFSFGPTGGRIADGFSAHGAHDAVPPRIDAWVTPPAYTGKPPIFLTADANQATPTFHVPEGSDVSLRVTGGSGEETLAYADKDGNARAIDPASPQAATAKPAASPATPSPASPSKVRQFTGKLTGDGTLTLKSGEDQLGRWAFAVIADKPPQIRFVGEPKRAANGAFELNYQIEDDYGAATAKAVFALADPQAPDAHPLYGPPEMPLTLPRRGGKSNAAKTTKDLTEHVWAGNSIKLTLVATDDAGHTASSETKTLMMPERPFANPLARAVIEQRRLLALDVNAKPRVFDLIDAITLRPEDTFDNMSNYLGIMSARSRLKLADSDDQLRNVVSYLWEIALGIEEGNLSAAEKRLRQAQQALQDAIKNGASDQEIEKAMKELREAMNQFLQEFAERAKQNPNAPQMQQNGQELRQSDIDRMMDQIENLAKSGDRDKAQQLLSQLQDMMNNLQAGRQQQGGEQDSQMRQQMDKLGDILKRQQEMMNDTFRMDQMQRGKNPNDQPGGGEDQNLPGVGQNGDPPARPKPMTPQEFADALKQLQEGQGQLKSDLNQLKKSLEGMGMEPNEGFGEAGKSMGNAEQALGEGQGDEAVGHQGRALEALRKGAKDMMKQMQAMQGDQGGSQEGGRQQDADRDPLGRPRASQGPDFGDSVKVPDEIDVQRARQILEAIRKRLGNALSPDIERSYLERLLELK; encoded by the coding sequence ATGACGGAACGACCCACCTTCAGCAACGATCGCGGCCTGGCTGGACGCCTAGCCCTGAGCCGGCTGGCGACACGGGTCTCGATGATGGTCGAGCGCGGCTGGCCGCTGCTGCTGCCGCTGATCATCGTCGGCAGCCTGTTCCTGAGCATTTCCTGGCTCGGCATTTTCTCGCGGCTGCCGGATGCGGCGCGCATCGGCCTTGTCGCGGCGTTCGGCCTGGCAGGGCTGGCAGCGATCTATCCACTGCGTTTCTTCCGCATGCCTGGTGCCGCCGAGGTCGATCGCCGCATCGAGGCCGCCAACAAACTGCTGCACAGCCCGGTGCTTGTGCAAACCGACCGGCCAAGCGGCCGGGAAAGCAGCTTTTCGCAGGCGCTGTGGCGCGAACACCAGAAGCGCATGGCCGGAAAGCTCGACAGGATCAGTGCCGACCTGCCGCGCACGCGCGTGCCGGAACGCGACCCGTGGGGGCTGCGCGCCGTGGCGGCACTCCTGCTTGTCACCGCCTTTGCCTTCTCCTTCGGGCCGACCGGCGGCAGGATAGCTGACGGCTTCAGCGCCCATGGCGCACACGATGCCGTGCCGCCACGCATCGACGCCTGGGTGACACCGCCGGCCTATACCGGCAAGCCGCCGATCTTCCTGACCGCAGATGCCAACCAGGCAACGCCGACTTTTCATGTGCCCGAGGGTAGCGATGTCTCGTTGCGCGTCACCGGAGGCTCGGGCGAAGAAACGCTTGCCTATGCCGACAAGGATGGCAATGCGCGCGCCATCGACCCGGCAAGCCCGCAGGCCGCGACCGCCAAGCCTGCCGCCAGCCCGGCAACACCGTCCCCCGCCTCTCCCTCGAAGGTTCGCCAGTTCACCGGCAAGCTGACCGGCGACGGCACGCTGACGCTGAAGTCGGGCGAAGACCAGCTTGGCCGCTGGGCCTTCGCCGTGATCGCGGACAAGCCGCCGCAGATCCGCTTCGTCGGTGAGCCCAAGCGCGCCGCCAACGGCGCCTTCGAACTCAACTACCAGATCGAAGACGACTATGGCGCCGCCACCGCCAAGGCGGTCTTTGCTCTGGCCGACCCGCAGGCGCCGGACGCACACCCACTCTATGGCCCGCCTGAGATGCCGCTGACGCTGCCGCGCCGCGGCGGCAAGTCGAATGCGGCCAAGACCACCAAGGACCTGACCGAGCATGTCTGGGCCGGCAACAGCATCAAGCTGACGCTGGTCGCCACCGACGACGCCGGACACACCGCCTCGAGCGAGACCAAGACACTTATGATGCCCGAGCGGCCGTTCGCCAACCCGCTGGCTCGGGCGGTGATCGAACAGCGCCGCTTGCTGGCGCTCGACGTCAATGCCAAGCCACGCGTGTTCGACCTGATCGATGCGATCACGCTGCGGCCGGAAGACACGTTCGACAACATGTCCAACTATCTCGGCATCATGAGCGCGCGCAGCCGGCTGAAGCTTGCCGACAGCGACGACCAGTTGCGCAATGTGGTTTCCTATCTCTGGGAAATCGCGCTCGGCATCGAGGAAGGCAACCTATCGGCCGCCGAGAAGCGGCTGCGCCAGGCGCAGCAGGCGCTGCAGGATGCGATCAAGAACGGCGCCAGCGACCAGGAAATCGAAAAGGCGATGAAGGAACTGCGCGAGGCGATGAACCAGTTCCTGCAGGAATTCGCCGAACGCGCCAAGCAAAACCCGAACGCGCCGCAAATGCAGCAGAACGGCCAGGAACTGCGCCAGAGCGACATCGACCGCATGATGGACCAGATCGAGAACCTGGCGAAATCAGGCGACCGCGACAAGGCCCAGCAATTGCTGTCGCAATTGCAGGACATGATGAACAATCTCCAGGCCGGCCGTCAGCAGCAGGGCGGCGAGCAGGACAGCCAGATGCGCCAGCAGATGGACAAGCTTGGCGATATCCTGAAGCGCCAGCAGGAGATGATGAACGACACCTTCCGCATGGACCAGATGCAACGCGGCAAGAACCCCAACGATCAGCCCGGTGGCGGCGAGGACCAGAACTTGCCGGGGGTTGGCCAGAACGGTGATCCACCCGCCAGGCCGAAGCCGATGACGCCGCAGGAATTCGCCGATGCGCTGAAGCAGCTGCAGGAGGGCCAGGGCCAGCTGAAGAGCGATCTCAATCAGCTGAAGAAGAGCCTCGAAGGCATGGGCATGGAGCCCAATGAGGGATTTGGCGAGGCCGGCAAGTCCATGGGCAACGCCGAACAGGCGCTTGGCGAGGGCCAGGGCGACGAGGCCGTTGGCCACCAGGGCCGGGCTCTTGAGGCGCTACGCAAAGGCGCCAAGGACATGATGAAGCAGATGCAGGCCATGCAGGGCGACCAGGGCGGCAGCCAAGAAGGTGGCCGCCAGCAGGACGCCGACCGTGACCCGCTCGGCCGGCCGCGCGCGAGCCAGGGCCCGGATTTCGGCGATTCCGTGAAAGTGCCCGACGAGATCGACGTCCAGCGCGCCCGCCAGATCCTGGAAGCGATCCGCAAGCGGCTCGGCAACGCGCTCAGCCCCGACATCGAGCGCAGCTATCTGGAACGGCTGCTTGAACTGAAATAG
- the ftsE gene encoding cell division ATP-binding protein FtsE, protein MIRFENVGLRYGMGPEILRDISLHIPERSFQFLSGPSGAGKTTLLRLLFMSLKPTRGLITIFGKDRSRISRAELPHLRRRIGVVFQDFRLLDHMTTYENVALPLRVRGREEASYRTDVTELLKWVGLGERMHVLPPVLSGGEKQRAAIARALIEQPEILLADEPTGNVDPPLARRLLRLFLELNRLGTAVVIATHDLGLMEQVDARRLILAGGRLDIYD, encoded by the coding sequence TTGATTCGCTTCGAAAATGTCGGCCTCCGCTATGGCATGGGTCCGGAAATCCTCCGCGACATTTCCCTGCATATACCGGAGCGCTCCTTCCAGTTCCTGAGCGGACCTTCGGGCGCCGGCAAGACGACGTTGCTGCGCCTTCTGTTCATGTCGCTGAAGCCGACGCGCGGCCTGATCACCATCTTCGGCAAGGACCGCTCGCGAATCTCGCGCGCCGAGCTGCCGCACCTGCGCCGCCGCATCGGTGTGGTGTTCCAGGATTTTCGCCTGCTCGACCACATGACCACCTATGAGAACGTCGCGCTGCCGCTGCGCGTGCGCGGGCGCGAGGAGGCAAGCTACCGCACCGATGTCACCGAGCTGTTGAAATGGGTGGGGCTTGGCGAGCGCATGCATGTGCTGCCGCCAGTTCTGTCGGGCGGCGAGAAGCAGCGCGCCGCGATCGCCCGCGCCCTCATCGAGCAGCCGGAAATCCTGCTCGCCGACGAGCCGACCGGCAATGTCGATCCGCCGCTGGCGCGGCGCCTTTTGCGGCTGTTCCTCGAACTGAACCGTCTTGGCACCGCCGTGGTGATCGCCACCCACGATCTCGGCCTGATGGAGCAGGTCGATGCGCGCCGCTTGATCCTGGCCGGCGGAAGGCTGGACATCTATGACTGA
- the hpt gene encoding hypoxanthine phosphoribosyltransferase: MPIVRDKDIEVLFSASAIARRNLELAKEIAEHDYHDLLVISVLKGSFIFAADLIRAMHDVGLSPEVEFIFISSYGAGTTSGEVRVLRDIDNEVAGRDVLLIDDILESGKTLTFTRDLMLSRGAKSCSIAVLLDKRMRRQTALVADYVGFDCPDYFVVGYGMDVAHAFRELPFVGVVKGDA, encoded by the coding sequence ATGCCAATCGTACGCGACAAGGACATCGAGGTCCTGTTTTCGGCGTCGGCGATCGCGCGCCGCAATCTCGAACTCGCCAAGGAGATCGCCGAGCACGATTATCACGATCTGCTGGTGATTTCGGTGCTGAAGGGCTCGTTCATCTTCGCCGCCGACCTGATCCGCGCCATGCATGATGTCGGCCTGTCGCCGGAAGTCGAGTTCATCTTCATTTCAAGCTACGGCGCCGGCACCACCAGCGGCGAGGTGAGGGTGCTGCGCGACATCGACAATGAGGTCGCCGGCCGCGACGTACTGTTGATCGACGACATTCTGGAATCGGGCAAGACGCTGACCTTCACCCGCGACCTGATGCTGTCGCGGGGCGCGAAAAGCTGTTCCATCGCGGTGCTGCTCGACAAGCGCATGCGCCGCCAGACCGCGCTCGTCGCCGACTATGTCGGCTTCGACTGCCCCGATTATTTCGTCGTCGGCTATGGCATGGACGTCGCGCACGCTTTTCGCGAATTGCCGTTCGTGGGTGTTGTGAAAGGCGATGCGTGA
- a CDS encoding cell division protein FtsX, which yields MTDLSAEHLEEQDAEAAEAKPRAQRRMAPIVPAQNIAGRALVLVIAIMTFLSCLTFGAVTLVRDTASVWENQISREATIQVKPADGLDMEAALAQASQIAGEFPGVKSTRVIDREATARLLEPWLGSGLNIDELPVPRLIIVTIDENSPPDFAAMRAAITPKLPSASLDDHRTWVDRLVAMARTTVTIGIAVLALMLSATVLTVVFATRGAMAGNGHIIEVLHFVGAEAAFIAREFRRHFLVTGMKGAAAGGAAAVLVFIVFSWWSSRNMATPQADQATALFGNFAIGSMGYLGVVLMVLVIGALTAATSHATVVAYLSDIDVRQPDA from the coding sequence ATGACTGACCTCTCCGCCGAGCATCTCGAAGAGCAGGACGCCGAGGCGGCCGAGGCAAAGCCCCGCGCGCAGCGCCGGATGGCGCCTATCGTGCCGGCGCAAAACATTGCCGGCCGCGCCCTGGTTCTGGTCATCGCCATCATGACCTTCCTGTCCTGCCTGACTTTTGGCGCGGTGACGCTGGTGCGCGACACAGCCTCGGTCTGGGAGAACCAGATCTCGCGTGAGGCGACGATCCAGGTCAAGCCGGCCGACGGCCTCGACATGGAGGCCGCCCTTGCACAGGCCTCGCAGATCGCCGGCGAATTTCCGGGCGTCAAGTCGACAAGGGTCATCGACCGCGAGGCGACGGCAAGATTGCTGGAGCCATGGCTGGGCTCGGGTCTCAACATCGATGAGTTGCCGGTACCGCGCCTGATCATCGTCACCATCGACGAGAACAGCCCGCCCGACTTTGCCGCCATGCGCGCCGCGATCACGCCGAAACTGCCGAGCGCATCGCTCGACGACCATCGCACCTGGGTCGATCGTCTGGTGGCCATGGCCCGCACCACGGTGACCATCGGCATTGCCGTTTTAGCGCTGATGCTGTCGGCAACGGTGCTGACCGTGGTGTTCGCGACCCGCGGCGCCATGGCTGGCAATGGCCACATCATCGAGGTGCTGCATTTCGTCGGCGCCGAGGCGGCCTTCATCGCGCGCGAGTTCCGCCGGCATTTCCTGGTCACCGGCATGAAGGGCGCGGCTGCCGGCGGCGCAGCGGCGGTGCTGGTCTTCATCGTCTTTTCCTGGTGGTCGTCGCGCAATATGGCGACGCCGCAAGCCGACCAGGCGACTGCCTTGTTCGGCAATTTCGCCATCGGCTCGATGGGCTATCTTGGTGTCGTCCTCATGGTGCTGGTGATCGGCGCCCTGACGGCGGCAACCTCGCATGCCACCGTCGTCGCCTATCTGAGCGACATCGACGTTCGCCAGCCCGACGCATGA